The nucleotide sequence GATCTTACAGTCTAACTTCTGCAATTTTATAAGTGCCTGATAATACTGTTTGCGAGCATCAGAAGAGGGATTTGCGAGATCGAAAATATCTCCTGAAATTAATAATAGCGCTATTTCTTCTTCCGTAATGAGTTGGCAAAGCCAATCAATAAACAATTCGAAATCAGCAAAAAGATCGTGCTTATGCAGTTTTTTACCAATGTGCCAATCGGCGGTATGAAGAATTTTCATGCAGAAATTTTGGTTTAAAGAAGGAAAATTAGGCTAACAATGGCAAAGGTATTTAAATAAAAATCCATTTTAAAAAGGACTAATACGATTTAGGTTCGCTTTGCTAAAAATAAATTGTTCATTTAAATTATAGTATTTTGAACAAAATCCTGAAAACCTTGCTTTTTATCTACAAAAAATCTCTTAGCAGATTAAAAAATAAAGACTTTTTAAAAACTTTGATTGCTTGGGATTTAACTAGATTTTTACGGTTTTAAAAGCTGTAAACTGTACTAAAAATAGTAGTTTTGGGAAACTCATTATTAAAAGAGTAACTACACTAACCAATGGAAACTAAGAGAAATTACGTAATAGATTTCGACAGTACTTTTACGCAAGTAGAAGCTTTGGATGTTTTGGGAGAAATTTCCCTGGCAGGTGCCAAAGATAAAGATGCGAAGCTAGCAGAGCTTAAATCTTTAACCGATCGTGGTATGGAAGGAAAACTGGCTTTTAGAGATTCGCTTAGAGAGCGTCTTGATATTCTAGAAGCTGAAGAAAAACATCTGGAACCACTTATTGAAAATCTAAAAACACGAATCTCGAAATCCTTTAGACGGAACGAAGAATTCTTTAGAGAAAACCGCGACAATATTTATATAATGTCTAATGGATTTAAAGAATTTATTATTCCAATTGTTGCTGAATTAGGTGTGAAAGCTGAACATGTTTTTGCGAACGATTTTGTTTTTGATGAGAATCGCAAAATTGTTGGTTTTAATACAGAGAACGTATTAAGTAGTAATAACGGCAAAGTAAAGCAATTAAAATCACTAGATCTTAAGGGCGATGTTTATGTGATAGGCGATGGCTATACAGATTACGAAATTAAAGCTGCCGGCTTAGCGAACAAATTTTACGCCTTTACCGAAAATGTGGAGCGTGATAAGGTTACTGAAAATGCCGATCACATCACTCCAAGTTTCGACGAATTTTTATATCTAAATAAAATGAATAAAGCAATTTCGTATCCAAAGAACCGAATTAAAGTATTGCTACTTGAGAATGTACATCCCGATGCTGTGGCAATCATGAAAGAAGAGGGTTATAATGTACAAACTATTCCCGGAGCTTTGGACGAAGAAGAGTTGAGTGAACAAATAAAGGATGTTCACGTTTTAGGAATTCGATCTAAAACACAACTAACAAAGAAAGTATTAGAAAATGCTAATCGTTTAATGGCAGTTGGTGCGTTTTGTATTGGGACCAACCAAATCGATTTAGAGGCTTGTTTAGACAAAGGTATTGCTGTTTTTAATGCGCCATATAGTAACACACGCTCTGTAGTAGAATTGGCTATTGGAGAGATTATTTTCCTAATGCGTAATCTTCCCGATCGTATAGGAGAAATGCACAAAGGCATCTGGAATAAATCTGCCAATGGAAGTTTTGAAGTTCGTGGAAAAAAATTAGGGATCGTAGGTTATGGTAATATTGGAGCGCAACTTTCTGTAATGGCAGAAAGTATAGGTTTTGATGTATATTACTATGATCTTGTAGAGCGATTGGCATTAGGGAACGCAACCAAGTGTAGTTCTTTAGATGAATTGTTACAAACGGTAGATATCGTAACCTTTCATGTCGATGGTAGAAAGGAAAATAAAAATATAATCGGCGATCACGAACTTTCTCAAATGAAAGATGGATCTTATTTACTGAATTTGAGTCGTGGATCGGTAATCGATATTGAAGCTTTACATAAGCATATTTCTTCAAGGAAAATAAAAGGAGCCGGTGTAGATGTTTTTCCAAAAGAGCCAAAAACCAACAATGAAGAATTTGTATCTAAGCTGAAAGGATTGCCTAACGTAATTCTTACTCCGCATATTGGAGGAAGTACGGAAGAAGCTCAGGAAAACATCGGGAATTTTGTTCCTGGAAAAATAATTGAATACATAAATACTGGAGGCACAACTAACAGTGTAAATTTCCCTAATTTACAGCTGCCAAGATTGGAGGATGCACATAGGCTAATTCATATTCATCATAATAAGCCGGGAATTATAGCGCATATGAATAGAATTTTAGCCGCTAACGATATTAATGTTGTTGGCCAGCATCTTAAGACCAACGAAACAATTGGTTATGTGATTATCGATATCAATAAAGAATATGATAACGATATGATCAAAGAATTAAAAGGAATAGAGGGAACTATTAGATTTAGAGTTCTTTACTAGGATTTTCTTTTTATTATATGTGAACAAAAAGCAGCATCAATTTGATGCTGCTTTTTAATTTATGTATGTTTCTTTTTATACTAATTTTGAAATTTACGAAGCCTTAGCTTTGTCTTTTGAATTTTGGAAATACTTGAAGTTTACTATTGCTTCTGAAACTTTCCATAGTTTTTTCGCCTTATCATCTTCTTTAGAATTATAATCTGAATCTACAATAACTGGATGTCCTTTGTATTGTTTAGTTCCCGAAGGTCCTATATATTCACCACCGTTAAGTGTTTCATCTAAGCAAGCTCTTAAAATAGGCAAGGCACCTTTTTCAGCAGATTGCGATAATATTGGCATTAATACCGGAGACAAAAACTTGAGCCATTTAGGCAAATTTTGCATAAGATTGGTATTCGAAACTCCGGGATGCGCAGCATAAGAATGTATATCGTAACCTTTCTTTACTAACTTTTTATCCAATTGATAGGCAAAAATTAAGCATGCTAATTTGCTTTGTGCATAGAACTGTCGACGGTCATATCCTTTCTCGGCATTAAGATTATCAAAATGAATATCGCCCCATTTATGAGCGAGACTACTAAGGCTAATTACTCGGGATCTAAAAGAATTTTCTAAAACAGGAATTAATAATCCGGTAAGTAAAAAATGTCCAAAATAATTAGTAGCCATTTGCAGTTCTAAATCATCTTTGGTTTTTTGATAGGTAGTCATCATAACACCCGCATTGTTTACGAGGATATCCAACTTATCATACTGAGATTTGAATTCTTCAGCAAAAGACCGTACAGATGCAAGGTTGTCAAGATGAATTTCCATCAACTTTAATTTAGCTTCAGGATTCAGCTTTAATATTTTTTGCTTGGCATTCTCTGCTTTTTTAAGATCGCGACAAGCCATGATTACCTCAATACCCACACTGGCTAGGCCTTTGGTTGTTTCATAACCTATACCGTTATTAGCACCAGTTACAATAGCTATCTTACCTTCTTTATTTTTAGCTTTATTTAAAGACCAAAAGTTCATAAAAATTTTGTTAGAGGATTTGATTCAGATTTTTTGGATGAACACTAACTTTAGCGTTAGATGAAATGGAGATAATTCATTGTTTTTCAGAAATAAAAAGGTATAATTTTAAGATTTTCATCTCCACTTTTCGGATTGTAAATGTCTAATTTCATTGATAATTAACTATAAATGTAAAACTGAAAATTCAATTATTTTGTTAAACGAAATATAATTACGGATTAAACAATTTGAACCGCTCAAATTAAATAAATTGACAGTAATTCCATTTTAAATTATCATTATTACTACATTAATTTCTTCGGTTTCAGAAATGGCAATTTTTATGTTTAGTTTTAGATTCAAGCTCTTAATAAGAATTCAACAAATAATTAACTCGTTCTTAGTAATATCCGGCGTTATAATCTGCTAAATTTGTGGTCTACGATAATAATCCCTTAATGCAAGGGTTGGTTTTATATGATGACGAAAATCTTTAAAAATACGTTTGTTTTAATTTTTATTTTAAGCTGCTTAATAGCTTGTAATAAAGAACAGAAATCTACTAAAATTGTCGAGGTTCCCGAAAAAATATTAGATACTTTAAAAATAGATCCGCCTTTAGAGAGATTGGATGTGGTGTATACCATAGATTCACTTAAATCTAAAACAGCCTTAGATAGTTTCAATTCTCGATATACAGAAGAACAGCGTAAAGTAATTTATGCCATCAATCGTATTGATAAACGTAAGCTTTGGGCCGGTAAGGAAGTTGTGATTCCAGATTCAGTAAGTAACGATATTATGGATTATAGCCCGTTTCCTAAAAAATTAGGAATGGTTGATACGATCCCAAAATTGGTTTTAATCTCACAGAGAATTCAGGCATTCGGACTTTATGAAAGCGGAAATTTAATTAAATGGGGCCCGGTGAGTAGCGGTAAACAGTCTACGCCAACACCAAATGGGTTACATTATGGAAATTATAAAGCCAAGCGTAAAGTTAGTTCTGTAAATAAAGATTGGATTTTACCTTATTATTTCAATTTTATGAATTTTGAAGGGGTTGGTACTCACCAATATTCCTTACCAGGTTATCCTGCAAGTCATGCTTGCGTTAGATTGTATATGGATGATGCGAATTTTATTTATGATTGGGCAAGAATGTGGTCACTTGAGGGCAGCAGTATTAAAGCTAATGGTACACCTTTTATTGTTTTTAGTGCTTACGATTATAAAGCAAAAAAGCCATGGTTACAACTAGCGGATAGCGTAGAAACTAATGATTTTACCGAAGATGAAATTAAACTTTTAGGGGACTACGTTAAATCTTATGAGCAAGATCCAAAGAATTTTGTTACTGCGGAAGAACTGGAAAAACCCTTAACCTAGTTTATTTAAGTTTCTTATCTTTCTATAAAATTGGAAAATGATGAAACTTCTTCAACTGTTAACCTTTACAATCTTTTTTACTTCAATCAATAATTTTGCGCAAACTAATATCATGGTGCGAGCAAAAGCAAAGGATGCGAAGTTTATTGGAACCTCGATAGGTGGAGCTAAAATTATCGTTAGAGAGGTATTAACCAAAAAGATTCTAGCTCAAGGAGTGACTACTGGAAGCACTGGAAATTCTGAAAAGATAATGAAGCAGCCAAAAGAGCGCTATCAGGATATTTCAGATGATAATACAGCGGGATTTTTAGCAAAACTAGATATTAAGCAGCCTGTTTTTGTAGAAGTAGAAGCGCACGCGCCAATCAATAAAAGTCAAGCCAAAGTTAAATCTACGACGCAACTATGGGTAATTCCCGGCAAAGATATTGTGGGAGATGGTGTTGTACTTGAAATTCCAGGATTTGTAATCGATATTATTAGTCCGCAAACACATGAGCGCGTACCCGGTGAGATTTCTACGGAAATAAAAGCAAATGTAGTGATGATGTGTGGTTGCCCGGTAGAAGATGGTGGCATGTGGGATGCCGCCGGATTTGAAATAAAAGCGGTAATAGAATCTGAAGGTTTTTTTAAGGAAATTGAGTTAAACCAAACTGAAAAATCAAGTACATTTTCAGGGAATATCGATTTAAATAAAGGAAATTATACGCTAACCGTCTATGCTTTCGATCCCAAGACGGGAAATAGCGGTGTAGATAAAACAAACATTATTATAAACTAAAAAATCCCGCTTCTGCGGGATTTTTATTGATCTTATTAATCCAAAAGTCCCATCTCGCGTATGGTTTTTACCACACCATTTTCATTATTATCGTATTTAGTAATATAATTACTTACTTTAATAATTTCAGGATGAGCATTCTTCATGGCGTAACTATATTTGGCATTCTGCATCATTTCGAGATCATTTAAATAATCACCGAATACCATTGTTTCTTCAGGAGAGATATTCAACTCTTTTTGCACGCCTTTTATAGCATTCCCTTTATTAGCAGTATTCGACATAATGTCTATAAAAATTCTTGAAGCGATCGCTACTTTATAATCATCCTTAAATTTCTCGAATTTCGGAAAGGTGTTTTCTTCTACACCCTCAAAATTACACAAAGTAACTTTCAATATTTTATCGTCTACTTTAGTAAGATCTTCGACTATTTCTAGTCGGTGATAATACTTACTTACTTCATTTATAAACTCATCATTATCGCTTTCAGCATAAGCAGAATTTACACCGCATAATACCAGATTACAATTTTCAGCTTCACGTCCTAGTTTGATAAATTCATTCGCTTGCTCTCGATCCATAGTGTCGGTATACAACTCTTTATCTTTATGCACTACGTAGCTTCCGTTTTCAGCAAAAAACATCATATGTCCTTTCAGTTGCTCAAATTTGGACGCTAGATTATAGTACTGGCGACCGCTGGCCACAGAAAACATTATCCCTTTATCTCTCAGTTTTTTCTCTACTTCCCAAAATTCTGGATGGATTTTATGCTCATCATTAAGCAATGTGCCATCCATATCTGTTATAATTAATTTGATCATATCCGTATTTTAAAAACTTAAATATAGCTGTTTATATGCAGAAATGGAGTAGGGGAATATGAAATTAATGTTTCTTTAAGAAGCGATTTTGCATAAACTGTAAGGTGTTTTTATTTAAAATAATTCTTAATAAGCTTTTCTGAATCGATAAGCATTTATACATTTGCGGTGTTATTTAAAGAAAGTCTAAATAAATATATTAGAACCAATGTCTCAAAAACATCTTTTATTATTTTTTTCATTATTTATTTGTTCGCTCGGATTTTCCCAGAATTCGGGAACTCTTAAAGGTCGGGTGGTAAATAGCGCCAGTCAGCCAATCTTCAATGTGAATGTCTCTTTAGAAGGTACTTCTCGAGGAACTGAAACTAACAACAATGGTTTTTACGAATTGCGTAATGTTGACCAAGGAACCTATACCATCAAGTTTTCTTATGTAGGTTATAAATCTTCAGAAATAAATGTAACCGTAGAAGGTGGAGTTATTACAGAAGTTGCTCCTGTTGTACTAATTGGTAGCGAAGAACAATTAGGAGAAGTACTTCTTAACGCTGATAATAAAGTGAATGAGTTTACTAAAACCTCTAGTGCGTATGTATCAAAACTGCCGCTTTCCAGAATGGAAAATTCACAGGTTTATAATTCTATTTCTTCAGAATTATTACAGAGTCAGGTAGTCACTAACTTTGATGATGCACTTAAAAATGCAGCTGGAATCACTAAATTATGGGAATCTACAGGTCGTGGTTCTGATGGTGCAGGTTATTATTCTTTAAGAGGTTTTGCTGTACAACCAAATTTGACGAATGGTTTACCAGCTTTAACCAATGGAAGCCCAGATCCACAAAATATTGAAGCTTTAGAAGTAATAAAGGGGCCATCTGGAACTTTATATGGTAGCTCTGTAATATCTTACGGTGGTTTAATTAATGTAGTCACTAAAAAACCTTATAACCATTTTGGTGGTAATGTGTCTTACACTTCAGGAAGCTACGGTTTAAACAGATTGACTGCAGATGTTAATTTACCACTTAGTGAAGGTGTGAATTTAAGAGTGAATTCAGCATATCATTCGCAGGAAAGTTTTCAGGATGCAGGATTTAGAAAATCTTTTTTCTTTGCTCCTTCTTTATCGTACCAGGTAAACGATCGTCTTTCATTTTTAATTAATACTGAAATTTATCAAGTTGAAAGCACCAATCAAACCATGCTTTTCTTGGATAGAGCAAACGAATTGGCGGTGAATAATCTGGATGAATTGGGTTATGATAATGATAAGTCATATACCTCAGATGATTTAAGTATCGAAAATCCAATGTATAGCATACAAGCACAGATGAATTATAAATTGTCTGATAATTGGACTTCACAAACCGCATTTTCTCAAAGTTCAGCTAAAGCAAAAGGAGATTATTCTTATTTGTATGAAGGAACTTCAGCTTTTAAAGGCGATGATCCAACAAATGGAACTGCGCTAGAAGAGGGAGTAGTTTTTGGAAGACAAATGAATCACCAGAATTCTACAACGCTAACAAGTGATATTCAGCAAAATTTTATTGGAGATTTTGAGATCGGAGAAATGCGAAACCGTGTTGTTGCCGGATTAGATTATTACAATCAGGAAGTTAGAAATAGCGGAACGGGTTATCTTCAAAATGGACTAATCTATATTGGTGATGCCAGCGTAGAAAATATAAATGAAAGTGTCTACGGAATTACAGATCCTACTAACTATACGACCAATTATGATAACGGAATATTATCTGAGACTGGTGTAGATGCATTATTCGCAGATTCAGATATCTCTCCTTCAATTTCAAGACAGGAAATTTACAGTGCGTATGTTTCAGATATTTTTAATCCTATAGAGGCACTTTCAATAATGGCAAGTGTGCGCGTAGATCGTTTTGAAAGCGAAAGCAATAGCCAAACTGCATGGTCTCCTAAATTAGGAGTGGTTTATCAACCAATTCTAGATAAAGTTTCTCTTTTTGCAAATTACCAGGATGGATTTAGTAACGTAGCGCCGCAAATAGGTGAAGATTTGGATGGAAATTCTGTAAATTATGAATTTGATCCTGAACATGCTAAACAACTGGAAGGTGGTGTGAAATTGAATCTTCTAAACAACAAAGTTGCAGCAACTTTATCTTATTACGATATCCAAGTTTCTAACACAGTGATAACGGTTGCTCCACAGGTTTACACTCAGGGTGGTGAATTATATAGTCGTGGTTTCGAAGCGAGCATTACCGCTTCGCCCGTAAAAGGACTTAATATTGTTGCAAATTATAGTTATAACGAGAGCGAACTTACTGAAGGATCTGTAGGAGATGATTTTCTTGGTCGACGTCCAGAAAGTGCAGGTCCTCAAAACCTAGCTAATCTTTGGGCGACTTACGAGTTCTCTGGGAATGTTCTAAATGGATTTGGAGCTGGTTTTGGTGGAAATTACGGAAGTGAAAACATGATCTTCAATAGAAATACCGCTGGTACTTTTACTTTAGATGATTATACGGTTTTGAATGCTTCGTTATTTTATCAAACCGATAAATTCGGGATTACTTTAAAACTGAACAATTTAAATGATGAAGAATATTATAATGGTTGGTCTACGATAAATCCACAGATTGGAAGAAATCTAGCAGCAAACTTTACTTATAAGTTTTAACGAATTACAATAATTATTCTAGTTAGTTTGTGTAGAAGTCGGGTGTTTTTAAAACATCCGGCTTTTTCTTTTTTATACATTTACGCAAAATTTTATAATGGCAGGGAAAAGTGCTTTTAAAACGATCGTTCAGCAAATCCATTTGTGGCTTGGATTATGTTCAGGACTTGTCGTTTTTATTGTTGCCATTACAGGTTGCATCTTTACTTTTCATGATGAATTGAAAGATGTTTTTTACGAATATCGATTTGTAGAAGTCCAAGATGCAGCATTTATAGAACCTTCTTTTTTATTGAAAAAAGCAAATGCCTTCCAGCCAGATTTTGAAGCATCGATGGTAGTTTACAATGGAACTAATCGTCCAGCAACTGTATTTATCACTAAAAAGGAAACCAATTATTTACTGAATTTTAATCCATACACCGGTAAGCTAATTCAAAATGTAAATTTAGAAACTGAATTTTTTAATGTTATAGAAGAACTACATATGTATTTACTTCTTCCGCCGGAAATTGGGAAGCAAATCGTAGGAATCTCGACCATCGTTTTTATAATTTTACTCATTAGCGGAATGATACTTTGGTGGCCCAAAAAGCTTAAATACTTAAAACAGCGACTGGCCGTGAAATGGAGTGCAAGATGGCGCAGGATCAATTATGATTGGCACAATGTTACCGGGTTTTATACTTCAATAATAGCTGTTATTTTAGCAATTACAGGATTAGCTTTTGTTTACGAAACGGTTCACGAATCTTTTTATTCCGTAGCGAATTTAGGACAACGATACGAAACCGATTTTTTTATTTCTGAAATAGAAAATTTATTACCGGATAGAAGTGATGCTAAAAATCCGCTAGATATTGCTTTTCGGCAAACTCAGCAATTAAAGCCAGATAGCGAAATGTATTTTATTTGGAAACAACCTGAAAACGCTACAATAATAACTGGCGCATATCCTAAATCTCTGCATTTTGATCACCAATCTAATTTCCAATTTCATCCAAAAACTGGAACGCTTTTATACGAATCTGAATATGATTCTAAAAGTGCAGGTTTAAAACTTCAGGAGATGAATTATGGAATACATACCGGCCAGCTATTTGGACTTGCCGGAAAAATCATAGTCTTTCTATGCAGTTTATTCGTAGCTGCTTTGCCATTAAGCGGATTTGCGATCTGGTATGGCAGAAAGTTCAATAAATCGACTAAGAAAATTAAAAGTATTAGAAAATCATAGCATCCAAAATACTTCCAAATAAAGCCAAAATCACCGCTAACCAAAGTGAAGGTAAAAAGCCTTCCGTTTTGAAATCGCTGCTTATTTGATCGGCAATTTCAATAATAATCGCATAAGCCACCATTCTGGTTATAAAGCCGAGACCTAAAAAGTAAAATATTCCTAAAGTTGCAATATTTAGTACTGCTGTTAGTAACCAGCTTAAGAAAAAGCTTAAAACACCAATTAATAAAGCTACGATAAGTGCGGTTTTGAAACCTTTTAAATGTACTTTGTTTAGAAATTTTGCAGCGATCATTAAGATCACAGCATCAAGTAAAATATGAAGTATAGCTGATAGCATAGTAAGTCTTTTGGTTATTTTTTCGAAAATTACGAAACCAAAAAGATAGATGGCTGACTTTTAAAAAAAGCTTAACTAAACTTTTTTTCTGGAAAGGCTAGGTTTTGTTTTGAATATAACTTCAAATAGCGCTTTATAATTGGCCAGTTTCTCACGCTTCATAATTTTTGTTTCTATTCTGAAGGCACGCTCTTTTGCCTGATAACCGTAATAATCTAAACCAAGATGCTTTGCTATAAACATCGCACGAGGCAGGTGAAAATCTTGGGTAATCACAACAGCATCTTCTATTTGAAATACTTTAGAAGCCCTGTACATACTATCATAAGTATTGAAACCGGCATGATCTAAAAGTAAACTGGTTTGAGGAATGCCATGATCAATTAAATAATTTGCGATGGCGTCAACTTCATTATAATCGTCGCTGCCATGATCTCCACTTATTAAAATTTGATCTACTTTTCCGTTGTTAAAAAGATCTATGGTGCTATCCACTCTATCTTTAAGGATTGGCGACAGTTTTCCGCTAGAATACACACTAGCACCTAAGACAATTGCGGTCTTGGCATTAGGCACGTTTCTAATTTCAGTATAAATGCGACTAGAAGTATCTTGTTTTATAAAAGCTTCCAGGCCCAGCGTAATTAAAATACCCAGAACGATAATAATTACTGTATAAAGAATAGATTTCTTAAGAAGCCGCATGCATCCCTTTCTTTTTCATATAAATATCGAATATAACTAATATTATTTGATGAATAACCTATTTCTATTCATTAACGTTATAATTGCAATAAGCATTGTTCAAATTATAAAAAACAAGGTGAAATTCTTCCAATAAGGTTTATCAGATATAAAAGTAGGGAATGTAGTAAACTTAAAATATAAGAGATTCAGCTTTAGTAATCTAAAGTGAAAGGTGTGGTTGTTATTTCCATAGAATATCAAAAAAAGATTTCTGCTGAATTAAATGAAGCTGTTCGAGAAATTAGTTAAATTTCTACGGAAGTCACAGTTGCTTTCAGGAAATTCAAAATAAGATTTTTAATTCTAACAACTATTAAAATTAAAAAGGCAGAAGATTTTAATCAATTTTGAATAAATGATAAGGTAAAAGATGATATCTTCTTCGGTTTAAAAAGTAAGTTGAGCAGAAGAAGATATCATTATAAATTTTCATAAATTGATTACCGATATTAGATGATTTCAGCAATAATTATTTTGAAATTTGAACTCCTAATAGTTTACGTAATCTACTATTTCTAAGCCGTAGCCAATCATACCCACACGCTTGGTTTGTTTGGAATTAGAAAGTAGTTTTATTTTATGGATTCCCAAATCATGCAATATTTGCGCTCCAATGCCAAAATCTTTATTATCCATAGAAGTACTTGGAGCTTTTATCTTCCCTTCCTTCTGGCTTTCTTTTAATTCTGCAAGCCTGTTAAGTAAACTTAGTGGTTTTGTTGCAGGATTTATAAATACAATAGCTCCTTTGCCTTCTTTCTCTAAGGCTTTGAACATGTTGTCCAATTTTTTATCGGCATCGTTAGTTAACGTACCAAGAATATCGTTATTGACTAATGTAGAATTCATGCGAACAAGAATATCTTCATCCTTTGTCCAAGATCCTTTTGTTAGCGCAATATGAATCTGGTTGTTTGTAGTTTGTTTGAATGCACGAAGTCTAAATTCGCCAAATCGAGTCTGAATTTGAAAATCCTCTTCTTTAATAATTAGGGAATCGTGCTGCATACGATAAGCAACAAGATCTTCAATAGAAATAATCTTTAGATCGAATTTTTTAGCCACTTCCATTAACTGCGGAAGTCTCGCCATCGTACCATCTTCATTAAGAATTTCAACTAAAATACCTGAAGACTGAAGTCCTGCAAGTCTCGCCAAGTCTATTGAAGCTTCTGTATGTCCTGTTCTTCTTAGAACGCCGCCATTTTTAGAGCGCAATGGGAAAATATGTCCCGGGCGTCCCAAATCTTCTGGTTTCGTA is from Zunongwangia endophytica and encodes:
- the serA gene encoding phosphoglycerate dehydrogenase — translated: METKRNYVIDFDSTFTQVEALDVLGEISLAGAKDKDAKLAELKSLTDRGMEGKLAFRDSLRERLDILEAEEKHLEPLIENLKTRISKSFRRNEEFFRENRDNIYIMSNGFKEFIIPIVAELGVKAEHVFANDFVFDENRKIVGFNTENVLSSNNGKVKQLKSLDLKGDVYVIGDGYTDYEIKAAGLANKFYAFTENVERDKVTENADHITPSFDEFLYLNKMNKAISYPKNRIKVLLLENVHPDAVAIMKEEGYNVQTIPGALDEEELSEQIKDVHVLGIRSKTQLTKKVLENANRLMAVGAFCIGTNQIDLEACLDKGIAVFNAPYSNTRSVVELAIGEIIFLMRNLPDRIGEMHKGIWNKSANGSFEVRGKKLGIVGYGNIGAQLSVMAESIGFDVYYYDLVERLALGNATKCSSLDELLQTVDIVTFHVDGRKENKNIIGDHELSQMKDGSYLLNLSRGSVIDIEALHKHISSRKIKGAGVDVFPKEPKTNNEEFVSKLKGLPNVILTPHIGGSTEEAQENIGNFVPGKIIEYINTGGTTNSVNFPNLQLPRLEDAHRLIHIHHNKPGIIAHMNRILAANDINVVGQHLKTNETIGYVIIDINKEYDNDMIKELKGIEGTIRFRVLY
- a CDS encoding oxidoreductase, with the protein product MNFWSLNKAKNKEGKIAIVTGANNGIGYETTKGLASVGIEVIMACRDLKKAENAKQKILKLNPEAKLKLMEIHLDNLASVRSFAEEFKSQYDKLDILVNNAGVMMTTYQKTKDDLELQMATNYFGHFLLTGLLIPVLENSFRSRVISLSSLAHKWGDIHFDNLNAEKGYDRRQFYAQSKLACLIFAYQLDKKLVKKGYDIHSYAAHPGVSNTNLMQNLPKWLKFLSPVLMPILSQSAEKGALPILRACLDETLNGGEYIGPSGTKQYKGHPVIVDSDYNSKEDDKAKKLWKVSEAIVNFKYFQNSKDKAKAS
- a CDS encoding L,D-transpeptidase, translated to MMTKIFKNTFVLIFILSCLIACNKEQKSTKIVEVPEKILDTLKIDPPLERLDVVYTIDSLKSKTALDSFNSRYTEEQRKVIYAINRIDKRKLWAGKEVVIPDSVSNDIMDYSPFPKKLGMVDTIPKLVLISQRIQAFGLYESGNLIKWGPVSSGKQSTPTPNGLHYGNYKAKRKVSSVNKDWILPYYFNFMNFEGVGTHQYSLPGYPASHACVRLYMDDANFIYDWARMWSLEGSSIKANGTPFIVFSAYDYKAKKPWLQLADSVETNDFTEDEIKLLGDYVKSYEQDPKNFVTAEELEKPLT
- a CDS encoding HAD family hydrolase, giving the protein MIKLIITDMDGTLLNDEHKIHPEFWEVEKKLRDKGIMFSVASGRQYYNLASKFEQLKGHMMFFAENGSYVVHKDKELYTDTMDREQANEFIKLGREAENCNLVLCGVNSAYAESDNDEFINEVSKYYHRLEIVEDLTKVDDKILKVTLCNFEGVEENTFPKFEKFKDDYKVAIASRIFIDIMSNTANKGNAIKGVQKELNISPEETMVFGDYLNDLEMMQNAKYSYAMKNAHPEIIKVSNYITKYDNNENGVVKTIREMGLLD
- a CDS encoding TonB-dependent receptor, with the translated sequence MSQKHLLLFFSLFICSLGFSQNSGTLKGRVVNSASQPIFNVNVSLEGTSRGTETNNNGFYELRNVDQGTYTIKFSYVGYKSSEINVTVEGGVITEVAPVVLIGSEEQLGEVLLNADNKVNEFTKTSSAYVSKLPLSRMENSQVYNSISSELLQSQVVTNFDDALKNAAGITKLWESTGRGSDGAGYYSLRGFAVQPNLTNGLPALTNGSPDPQNIEALEVIKGPSGTLYGSSVISYGGLINVVTKKPYNHFGGNVSYTSGSYGLNRLTADVNLPLSEGVNLRVNSAYHSQESFQDAGFRKSFFFAPSLSYQVNDRLSFLINTEIYQVESTNQTMLFLDRANELAVNNLDELGYDNDKSYTSDDLSIENPMYSIQAQMNYKLSDNWTSQTAFSQSSAKAKGDYSYLYEGTSAFKGDDPTNGTALEEGVVFGRQMNHQNSTTLTSDIQQNFIGDFEIGEMRNRVVAGLDYYNQEVRNSGTGYLQNGLIYIGDASVENINESVYGITDPTNYTTNYDNGILSETGVDALFADSDISPSISRQEIYSAYVSDIFNPIEALSIMASVRVDRFESESNSQTAWSPKLGVVYQPILDKVSLFANYQDGFSNVAPQIGEDLDGNSVNYEFDPEHAKQLEGGVKLNLLNNKVAATLSYYDIQVSNTVITVAPQVYTQGGELYSRGFEASITASPVKGLNIVANYSYNESELTEGSVGDDFLGRRPESAGPQNLANLWATYEFSGNVLNGFGAGFGGNYGSENMIFNRNTAGTFTLDDYTVLNASLFYQTDKFGITLKLNNLNDEEYYNGWSTINPQIGRNLAANFTYKF
- a CDS encoding PepSY-associated TM helix domain-containing protein, with the translated sequence MAGKSAFKTIVQQIHLWLGLCSGLVVFIVAITGCIFTFHDELKDVFYEYRFVEVQDAAFIEPSFLLKKANAFQPDFEASMVVYNGTNRPATVFITKKETNYLLNFNPYTGKLIQNVNLETEFFNVIEELHMYLLLPPEIGKQIVGISTIVFIILLISGMILWWPKKLKYLKQRLAVKWSARWRRINYDWHNVTGFYTSIIAVILAITGLAFVYETVHESFYSVANLGQRYETDFFISEIENLLPDRSDAKNPLDIAFRQTQQLKPDSEMYFIWKQPENATIITGAYPKSLHFDHQSNFQFHPKTGTLLYESEYDSKSAGLKLQEMNYGIHTGQLFGLAGKIIVFLCSLFVAALPLSGFAIWYGRKFNKSTKKIKSIRKS
- a CDS encoding phage holin family protein, which gives rise to MLSAILHILLDAVILMIAAKFLNKVHLKGFKTALIVALLIGVLSFFLSWLLTAVLNIATLGIFYFLGLGFITRMVAYAIIIEIADQISSDFKTEGFLPSLWLAVILALFGSILDAMIF